In a genomic window of Variovorax paradoxus:
- a CDS encoding ABC transporter ATP-binding protein, producing MIDESKYIEIHGVEQAFKTPKGRFVALRDVHLGVAKGEFITLIGHSGCGKSTLLNLIAGLTTPTAGALLCANKEIKGPGPERAVVFQNHSLLPWLTCFENVYLAVERVFAATENKAQLRARTDAALALVGLTPAAQKRPGEISGGMKQRVGIARALSMEPKVLLMDEPFGALDALTRAKLQDELLAIVQKTRSTVVMVTHDVDEAVLLSDRIVMLTNGPAATIGEVLTVDIPRPRNRVELAEDPAYVHARKAVIDFLYTRQGHVEKAAA from the coding sequence ATGATCGACGAATCGAAGTACATCGAGATCCACGGCGTCGAACAGGCCTTCAAGACGCCCAAGGGCCGCTTCGTCGCGCTGCGCGACGTGCACCTTGGTGTGGCCAAGGGCGAGTTCATCACGCTGATCGGCCATTCGGGCTGCGGCAAGTCCACGCTGTTGAACCTGATCGCCGGGCTCACCACGCCCACCGCGGGCGCGCTGCTGTGCGCCAACAAGGAAATCAAAGGCCCGGGCCCCGAGCGCGCCGTGGTGTTCCAGAATCACTCGCTGCTGCCCTGGCTCACCTGCTTCGAGAACGTCTACCTCGCGGTCGAGCGCGTGTTCGCCGCCACCGAGAACAAGGCCCAGCTGCGCGCGCGCACCGATGCGGCACTGGCGCTGGTCGGCCTCACGCCAGCCGCGCAGAAGCGCCCCGGCGAGATCTCGGGCGGCATGAAGCAGCGCGTGGGCATCGCGCGTGCGCTGTCGATGGAACCCAAGGTGCTGCTGATGGACGAGCCCTTCGGCGCGCTCGACGCCCTCACGCGCGCCAAGCTGCAGGACGAGCTGCTGGCCATCGTGCAGAAGACCCGCAGCACGGTCGTGATGGTCACGCACGACGTGGACGAGGCCGTGCTGCTGAGCGACCGCATCGTGATGTTGACCAACGGCCCGGCCGCCACCATCGGCGAGGTGCTCACGGTCGACATTCCGCGCCCGCGCAACCGCGTCGAGCTCGCGGAGGACCCGGCCTACGTGCATGCGCGCAAAGCCGTGATCGACTTCCTCTACACGCGGCAGGGGCACGTGGAGAAGGCAGCGGCCTGA
- a CDS encoding type IV pili methyl-accepting chemotaxis transducer N-terminal domain-containing protein, which yields MQDACRARKTRRASALAYARGARSHVLRPMSLLVVLPDEPGASALPAAMSAALAEAGIELLGCTDLPGLARDAEALAPRQVLVCTAAPTRELLEVLRAWSGLPPCALSLASAPLDGARHEELVALGVHAWSPFESLETFDAASLLALLARAQARWQREHALRTELENLRTRMDERKWVDRAKGLLMSARGIGEDEAFGLIRGAAMHANLRLGEVSRSVIEAAQWAEAINRAGQLRMLSQRLVRLAAQLLGGIDVQRARVLRAQSAERVQSNLDHLATLGLKAAGALALAEARAAWTVLSTALAARPSAAGLADIDHRAEVLLAAAEALTEALEASGARRALRIVNICGRQRMRAQRLAKDALLASALEQQASRARLLPTMDEFEAALLELERAPLSTAEIRAGLASARDEWLRLVGGVRALESADGRAALVRSSEALVDTFEGLTASYEHSLQVIMS from the coding sequence ATGCAAGACGCATGCCGCGCACGAAAGACCCGGCGGGCATCGGCCCTCGCCTATGCTCGCGGTGCCCGATCCCACGTCCTTCGACCGATGTCCCTTCTCGTTGTCCTTCCCGATGAACCCGGCGCGAGCGCCTTGCCCGCGGCGATGAGCGCCGCGCTGGCCGAGGCCGGCATCGAGCTGCTCGGCTGCACGGACCTGCCGGGCCTCGCGCGCGACGCCGAAGCGCTCGCACCGCGCCAGGTGCTGGTCTGCACGGCCGCGCCGACGCGCGAACTGCTCGAGGTGCTGCGCGCCTGGTCGGGCCTGCCGCCCTGCGCGCTGAGCCTGGCGAGCGCGCCGCTCGATGGCGCGCGGCACGAGGAGCTGGTCGCGCTCGGCGTGCATGCCTGGTCGCCGTTCGAGTCGCTCGAGACGTTCGATGCGGCATCGCTGCTGGCGCTGCTCGCGCGCGCGCAGGCCCGCTGGCAGCGCGAGCACGCGCTGCGCACCGAGTTGGAGAACCTGCGCACCCGGATGGACGAGCGCAAGTGGGTCGATCGCGCCAAGGGCTTGCTGATGTCCGCGCGCGGCATCGGCGAGGACGAGGCCTTCGGCCTGATTCGCGGCGCCGCGATGCATGCGAACCTGCGGCTCGGCGAGGTCTCGCGCTCGGTCATCGAGGCCGCGCAGTGGGCCGAGGCGATCAACCGCGCGGGCCAGCTGCGCATGCTCTCGCAGCGGCTGGTGCGGCTGGCCGCGCAGCTGCTGGGCGGCATCGACGTGCAGCGCGCGCGCGTGCTGCGCGCGCAGTCGGCCGAACGGGTGCAGAGCAACCTCGATCACCTCGCGACCCTCGGCCTGAAGGCGGCGGGCGCCCTGGCGCTGGCCGAGGCGCGGGCGGCCTGGACCGTGCTGTCGACCGCGCTCGCCGCGCGCCCCAGCGCCGCGGGGCTGGCCGACATCGACCATCGCGCCGAGGTGCTGCTCGCGGCCGCCGAGGCGCTGACCGAGGCGCTCGAAGCCTCGGGCGCGCGGCGCGCGCTGCGCATCGTCAACATCTGCGGCCGCCAGCGCATGCGCGCCCAGCGGCTGGCCAAGGACGCGCTGCTGGCCTCGGCGCTCGAGCAGCAGGCCTCTCGGGCGCGGCTGCTGCCGACCATGGACGAATTCGAGGCCGCGCTGCTCGAACTCGAGCGCGCGCCGCTGAGCACCGCGGAGATCCGCGCCGGGCTTGCGAGCGCGCGCGACGAATGGCTGCGGCTGGTGGGCGGCGTGCGCGCGCTCGAGAGCGCCGACGGCCGCGCCGCGCTGGTGCGCTCGAGCGAGGCGCTGGTCGACACCTTCGAGGGCCTCACGGCCTCGTACGAGCACAGCCTCCAGGTCATCATGTCGTGA
- a CDS encoding NarK/NasA family nitrate transporter, translating to MPGFRNFLRSGHGPTLFAAFLYFSFSCCIWVLNGAMAPFIGESFDLSPAQKGLMLSVPIIAGALMRFPLGILSQYIGRKKATLVEMALIAVAMLFGFFFVRSFNDLLAMGVLLGIAGASFGVALSLGSGWFPPQHKGLAMGLVGAGNVGTAVSVLIAPPLAQWLGWQAVYGVAAGAILIPMVVMVVFAKEPPDVNAHSSFREHIACLFEKDGWVFSLIYGVTFGGFIGLTTFLPSYYYDQFGVSKVQAGQLTMLAAFMGAAVRIAGGWISDRWGGVNTLTVVLLVVAVALALVGLASGSLVLTTLLLIVCFAALGAGNGALFQLVPLRWPLSTAVAGSMIGEIGALGGGLVPNAMGLSKQYLGSYLWGFVFFAALSLVMLGVMRVMQIRWTRTWAEKGGRARVAPAPAPAAASHRRTA from the coding sequence ATGCCCGGTTTCAGGAATTTCTTGCGCTCAGGCCACGGCCCGACACTGTTCGCGGCCTTCCTGTATTTCTCGTTCTCCTGCTGCATCTGGGTGCTCAACGGCGCCATGGCGCCCTTCATCGGCGAGAGCTTCGACCTCTCGCCGGCGCAGAAGGGGCTGATGCTCTCGGTGCCGATCATCGCGGGCGCGCTCATGCGCTTCCCGCTCGGCATCCTGTCGCAGTACATCGGCCGCAAGAAGGCCACGCTGGTCGAGATGGCGCTGATCGCGGTGGCAATGCTGTTCGGCTTCTTCTTCGTGCGCAGCTTCAACGACCTGCTGGCCATGGGCGTGCTGCTGGGCATCGCTGGCGCGAGCTTCGGCGTGGCGCTGTCGCTCGGCTCGGGCTGGTTCCCGCCGCAGCACAAGGGCCTGGCGATGGGCCTGGTGGGCGCGGGCAACGTGGGCACCGCGGTGTCGGTGCTGATCGCGCCGCCGCTCGCGCAGTGGCTGGGCTGGCAGGCGGTGTACGGCGTGGCCGCGGGCGCGATCCTGATCCCGATGGTGGTGATGGTGGTGTTCGCCAAGGAACCGCCCGACGTGAACGCGCATTCGAGCTTCCGCGAGCACATCGCCTGCCTGTTCGAGAAGGACGGCTGGGTGTTCAGCCTGATCTACGGCGTGACCTTCGGCGGCTTCATCGGCCTCACGACCTTCCTGCCCTCCTACTACTACGACCAGTTCGGCGTCAGCAAGGTGCAGGCGGGCCAGCTCACCATGCTCGCGGCCTTCATGGGCGCGGCGGTGCGCATCGCCGGCGGCTGGATCTCCGACCGCTGGGGCGGCGTGAACACGCTGACGGTGGTGCTGCTGGTGGTGGCCGTGGCGCTGGCGCTCGTGGGGCTGGCTTCGGGCTCGCTGGTGCTCACCACCCTGCTGCTGATCGTCTGCTTCGCGGCGCTGGGCGCGGGCAACGGCGCGCTGTTCCAGCTGGTGCCGCTGCGCTGGCCGCTGAGCACCGCGGTGGCCGGCTCGATGATCGGCGAGATCGGCGCCCTGGGCGGCGGGCTGGTGCCCAACGCCATGGGCCTGTCGAAGCAGTACCTGGGCAGCTACCTCTGGGGCTTCGTCTTCTTCGCGGCGCTGTCGCTCGTGATGCTGGGCGTGATGCGCGTGATGCAGATCCGCTGGACCCGCACCTGGGCCGAGAAGGGGGGCCGGGCGCGCGTGGCGCCGGCACCGGCACCGGCGGCCGCCTCGCACCGGAGGACCGCGTGA
- a CDS encoding bifunctional protein-serine/threonine kinase/phosphatase — translation MSFEVDIGYSSQRGPREANEDFAGAVHAPPGDEARGLIAAIADGVSAGGRGREAAQTTVMGLLADYFATPATWEPTAALDRLIGAQNGWLADHNRRRQGKKSEEGGAALTTLTALVLHGQGYTLAHVGDTRAWRVRAGEAAAVPLTQDHAFDHPDLRSRLTRAIGLDDQVRVDYLQGDLRVGDCFVLSSDGVHGVLDARRLAALALQGDAEAASEALVNAALDAGTRDNATALVIRVLGLDARRLDDELGDGRRLAPPPALKVGEALDGYVVTALVADTGVHLLYQARDPVTRALVALKTLHPARAGDPQERAMLAHEAWLGLRVGGDGFVRAHERAADASALYIVFDWHGGRTLEQLRKADPRGAVAEVVAAAIAWSRALGRLHRQGVVHRDIKPGNLHRGDDGRWRILDLGVALSGRESAAQRELHAGTPSYINPEQWEEGGTADAGSDLFALGVTLYQWLTGHLPYGEIEPYQVGRYRRDPVALSRLRPDVPIWLDHLVRKAVARDPRERFETAEELLLALERGASRPVGAPVATPLIRRDPLALYQLALGVSVLFNLLLVVWLLFLPR, via the coding sequence ATGAGCTTCGAGGTGGACATCGGCTACAGCAGCCAACGCGGCCCGCGCGAGGCCAACGAGGACTTCGCCGGCGCGGTGCATGCCCCGCCGGGCGACGAGGCGCGCGGGCTGATCGCGGCCATTGCCGACGGCGTTTCGGCCGGCGGGCGCGGCCGCGAGGCGGCGCAGACCACGGTGATGGGCCTGCTGGCCGACTATTTCGCCACGCCCGCGACCTGGGAGCCGACCGCCGCGCTCGACCGCCTGATCGGTGCGCAGAACGGCTGGCTGGCCGACCACAATCGCCGGCGCCAGGGCAAGAAGAGCGAGGAGGGCGGCGCCGCCCTCACCACGCTGACCGCGCTGGTGCTGCACGGCCAGGGCTACACGCTGGCCCACGTGGGCGACACGCGCGCCTGGCGCGTGCGCGCCGGCGAGGCCGCCGCCGTGCCGCTGACGCAGGACCATGCCTTCGACCATCCCGACCTGCGCAGCCGGCTCACGCGCGCCATCGGCCTCGACGACCAGGTGCGCGTCGACTACCTGCAGGGCGACCTGCGCGTGGGCGACTGCTTCGTGCTGAGTTCCGACGGCGTGCATGGCGTGCTCGACGCGCGGCGACTGGCCGCGCTGGCGCTGCAGGGCGACGCCGAGGCCGCGAGCGAGGCGCTGGTGAACGCGGCGCTCGATGCCGGCACGCGCGACAACGCGACCGCGCTGGTGATCCGCGTGCTGGGGCTCGACGCGCGCCGGCTCGACGACGAGCTCGGCGATGGCCGCCGGCTCGCACCGCCGCCCGCGCTCAAGGTGGGCGAAGCGCTCGACGGCTACGTGGTGACCGCGCTGGTGGCCGACACCGGCGTGCACCTGCTCTACCAGGCGCGCGATCCCGTCACGCGCGCGTTGGTCGCGCTCAAGACCCTGCATCCCGCGCGCGCCGGCGATCCGCAGGAGCGCGCGATGCTCGCGCACGAGGCCTGGCTCGGGCTGCGCGTGGGCGGCGACGGCTTCGTGCGGGCGCACGAGCGCGCGGCCGATGCCAGCGCGCTCTACATCGTGTTCGACTGGCATGGCGGCCGCACGCTCGAGCAGCTGCGCAAGGCCGATCCGCGCGGTGCCGTGGCCGAGGTGGTGGCGGCCGCCATCGCATGGAGCCGCGCGCTCGGCCGGCTGCACCGCCAGGGCGTGGTGCACCGCGACATCAAGCCCGGCAACCTGCACCGCGGCGACGACGGGCGCTGGCGCATCCTCGACCTGGGCGTGGCGCTGTCGGGCCGCGAGAGCGCGGCGCAGCGCGAGCTGCATGCCGGCACGCCGAGCTACATCAACCCCGAACAGTGGGAGGAGGGCGGCACGGCCGACGCCGGCAGCGACCTGTTCGCGCTCGGCGTGACCCTCTACCAGTGGCTCACCGGCCACCTGCCCTACGGCGAGATCGAGCCCTACCAGGTGGGGCGCTACCGGCGCGACCCGGTGGCGCTGTCGCGCCTGCGGCCCGACGTGCCGATCTGGCTCGACCACCTGGTGCGCAAGGCCGTGGCGCGCGATCCGCGCGAACGCTTCGAGACCGCCGAGGAGCTGCTGCTCGCGCTCGAGCGCGGCGCCTCGCGCCCGGTGGGCGCGCCCGTCGCCACGCCGCTGATCCGCCGCGATCCGCTGGCGCTTTACCAGCTCGCGCTCGGCGTGTCGGTGCTGTTCAACCTGCTGCTGGTGGTGTGGCTGCTGTTCCTGCCACGCTGA
- a CDS encoding molybdopterin-dependent oxidoreductase — protein MTDTRSTCPYCGVGCGVIIESEGAQITGVRGDPDHPANFGRLCTKGSTLHLTASAPITRQTRLLRPMQRARRGEAPQPLDWDAALDQAASRFAGIVQAHGPDAVGFYVSGQLLTEDYYVFNKLAKGLVGTNNIDTNSRLCMSSAVAGYKQTLGADAPPACYDDLRHAQCLFIVGSNTAWAHPILFRRIEDAKAANPALKIVVADPRRTDTVEIADLFLPLQPGTDVMLFNGMLHLMLREGWIAADYIAAHTSGFEALKATVGDCTPETVARVCGLSTEQLFEAARLFATSPATLSLYCQGLNQSSSGTAKNAALINLHLATGQIGRAGAGPFSLTGQPNAMGGREVGGLANLLSAHRDLANPAHRAEVAALWGVPSVPAQPGKTAVEMFQAAADGEIRALWIACTNPAQSMPDQATVRRALERAEFVVVQEAFATTATCAYADLLLPATTWGEKEGTVTNSERRISRVRPAVPPAGEARHDWSIAAEFARRLEARLGRVATLFAYENAESVWNEHRESTRGRDLDITGLSWAMLEHAGPQQWPLREGETAGRARLYEDGVFPTPDSRARFADTVYRPLAEPREPRWPFSLNTGRLRDQWHGMSRTGNVGRLFGHVAEPAVQMNPQDMARRALREGDLVHLSSRRGSILLPARASEEIAPDQAFVAMHWGGEYLGGSSSTGTPLAGINAVTTPAYCPISKQPELKHVPVKILKAELPWSLLAMAWLPDDDALAARRALQALMAAFPFAACVPFSGADGSRGGLLFRAAAYEAPDDALLSRIEGLLGLQAPDTLRYADRRRGQRRAARLARRADGARLEAFLLGGDTSAEAWIATVLREELPAQDYGRLLLSPGARAPVAVQSRGKPVCTCFNVTDLAIERQLRRCDGSPAERLAALQGALKCGTNCGSCIPELKRRVRSTPVEALA, from the coding sequence ATGACCGACACCCGCTCCACCTGCCCCTACTGCGGCGTCGGCTGCGGCGTGATCATCGAGTCCGAGGGTGCGCAGATCACCGGCGTGCGCGGCGACCCCGACCATCCGGCCAACTTCGGCCGCCTGTGCACCAAGGGCTCGACCCTGCACCTGACGGCCAGCGCGCCGATCACGCGCCAGACGCGGCTGCTGCGCCCGATGCAGCGCGCGCGCCGCGGCGAGGCGCCGCAGCCGCTGGACTGGGACGCGGCGCTCGACCAGGCGGCCAGCCGCTTCGCCGGCATCGTGCAGGCGCACGGCCCCGACGCGGTCGGCTTCTACGTCTCGGGCCAGCTGCTGACCGAGGACTACTACGTCTTCAACAAGCTCGCCAAGGGCCTGGTCGGCACCAACAACATCGACACCAACTCGCGCCTGTGCATGAGCAGCGCGGTGGCCGGCTACAAGCAGACGCTGGGCGCCGACGCGCCGCCTGCCTGCTACGACGACCTGCGGCATGCGCAGTGCCTGTTCATCGTCGGCAGCAACACCGCCTGGGCCCATCCGATCCTGTTTCGCCGCATCGAGGACGCGAAGGCCGCCAACCCGGCGCTGAAGATCGTGGTGGCCGACCCGCGCCGCACCGACACGGTGGAGATCGCCGACCTGTTCCTGCCGCTGCAGCCGGGCACCGACGTGATGCTGTTCAACGGCATGCTGCACCTGATGCTGCGCGAAGGCTGGATCGCCGCCGACTACATCGCGGCCCACACCAGCGGCTTCGAGGCGCTGAAGGCCACGGTGGGCGACTGCACGCCCGAGACGGTGGCGAGGGTCTGCGGCCTGTCGACCGAGCAGCTGTTCGAGGCGGCCCGGCTGTTCGCCACCTCGCCGGCCACGCTGAGCCTGTATTGCCAGGGACTCAACCAGTCCTCGAGCGGCACCGCGAAGAATGCCGCGCTGATCAACCTGCACCTGGCCACGGGCCAGATCGGGCGCGCGGGCGCGGGGCCGTTCTCGCTCACCGGCCAGCCCAATGCGATGGGCGGGCGCGAGGTCGGCGGCCTCGCGAACCTGCTGAGCGCGCACCGCGATCTCGCGAACCCCGCGCACCGCGCCGAGGTGGCGGCGCTCTGGGGCGTGCCCTCGGTGCCCGCGCAGCCCGGCAAGACCGCGGTCGAGATGTTCCAGGCCGCGGCCGACGGCGAGATCCGCGCGCTGTGGATCGCCTGCACCAACCCGGCCCAGTCCATGCCCGACCAGGCCACGGTGCGCCGCGCGCTCGAGCGCGCCGAGTTCGTGGTGGTGCAGGAAGCCTTCGCCACCACGGCCACCTGCGCCTATGCCGACCTGCTGCTGCCGGCCACCACCTGGGGCGAGAAGGAAGGCACGGTGACCAACAGCGAACGCCGCATCTCGCGCGTGCGCCCCGCCGTGCCGCCGGCCGGCGAGGCGCGCCACGACTGGTCGATCGCGGCCGAATTCGCGCGCCGGCTCGAGGCGAGGCTGGGCCGCGTGGCCACGCTGTTCGCTTACGAGAACGCCGAGTCGGTCTGGAACGAGCACCGCGAATCGACGCGCGGGCGCGACCTCGACATCACCGGCCTGAGCTGGGCGATGCTCGAGCACGCCGGCCCGCAGCAATGGCCGCTGCGCGAGGGCGAGACGGCCGGCCGCGCGCGCCTGTACGAAGACGGCGTGTTCCCCACGCCCGACAGCCGCGCGCGCTTCGCCGACACCGTCTACCGCCCGCTGGCCGAGCCGCGCGAGCCGCGCTGGCCGTTCTCGCTCAACACCGGCCGGCTGCGCGACCAGTGGCACGGCATGAGCCGCACCGGCAACGTCGGCCGGCTGTTCGGCCACGTGGCCGAGCCCGCGGTGCAGATGAACCCGCAGGACATGGCGCGGCGCGCGCTGCGCGAGGGCGACCTGGTGCACCTGAGCTCCAGGCGCGGCTCGATCCTGCTGCCCGCGCGCGCCAGCGAGGAGATCGCGCCCGACCAGGCCTTCGTCGCGATGCACTGGGGCGGCGAGTACCTGGGCGGCTCGTCCTCCACCGGCACGCCGCTGGCGGGCATCAATGCCGTCACCACGCCGGCGTACTGCCCCATCTCGAAGCAGCCCGAGCTCAAGCACGTGCCGGTCAAGATCCTCAAGGCCGAGCTGCCCTGGTCGCTGCTGGCCATGGCCTGGCTGCCCGACGACGACGCGCTGGCCGCGCGACGCGCGCTGCAGGCGCTGATGGCGGCCTTTCCGTTCGCGGCCTGCGTGCCCTTCTCGGGCGCCGACGGCAGCCGCGGTGGTCTGCTGTTCCGCGCCGCCGCCTACGAGGCGCCCGACGACGCCCTGCTCTCGCGCATCGAGGGCCTGTTGGGCCTGCAGGCGCCCGACACCCTGCGCTATGCCGACCGCCGCCGCGGCCAGCGCCGCGCGGCGCGGCTGGCGCGCCGGGCCGACGGCGCACGGCTCGAAGCCTTCCTTTTGGGCGGCGACACCAGCGCCGAGGCCTGGATCGCCACCGTGCTGCGCGAGGAGCTGCCGGCGCAGGACTACGGCCGGCTGCTGCTGTCGCCCGGCGCGCGCGCGCCGGTGGCGGTGCAGTCGCGCGGCAAGCCGGTGTGCACCTGCTTCAACGTGACCGACCTCGCGATCGAGCGCCAGCTGCGGCGCTGCGACGGCTCGCCCGCGGAACGGCTGGCCGCGCTGCAGGGGGCGCTGAAATGCGGCACCAACTGCGGTTCGTGCATTCCCGAGCTCAAGCGGCGGGTGCGCTCGACGCCGGTGGAGGCGCTGGCGTGA
- the ybiB gene encoding DNA-binding protein YbiB gives MGISHYIKEIGRGARGARPLSREQACDLFGQVLDGTVTDLEIGGFCLAMRIKGETPEEMAGFLDATHARLARFPASERALVVLPSYNGARKLPVLTPLLALLLAREGLPVLVHGSATETARVLASNVLEALGTAPLAAVRQIAAGEVAFAATELMSPGLKRLLDVRRVVGLRNPGHSVVKLMQPGAGACVVVGSYTHPEYARVMAATFELTGMTALLSRGLEGEVVSDPRRTAQIDGFVRGVRTELQAQQPGTDPEVPGLPKDIDVATTADYTRRVLAGELPVPEAIATQVRHITQLASHA, from the coding sequence ATGGGAATCAGCCACTACATCAAGGAAATCGGCCGGGGCGCGCGCGGCGCCCGGCCGTTGTCGCGCGAACAGGCCTGCGACCTGTTCGGCCAGGTGCTCGACGGCACCGTCACCGACCTCGAGATCGGCGGCTTCTGCCTCGCGATGCGGATCAAGGGCGAAACGCCCGAGGAGATGGCGGGCTTCCTCGACGCCACGCATGCGAGGCTGGCGCGCTTTCCCGCCAGCGAGCGGGCCCTGGTCGTGCTGCCCAGCTACAACGGCGCGCGCAAGCTGCCGGTGCTCACGCCGCTGCTGGCGCTGCTGCTGGCGCGCGAGGGGCTGCCGGTGCTGGTGCACGGCAGCGCCACCGAGACCGCGCGCGTGCTGGCCTCCAACGTGCTCGAGGCGCTGGGCACCGCGCCGCTGGCCGCGGTGCGGCAAATCGCCGCAGGCGAGGTCGCCTTCGCCGCCACCGAGCTGATGAGCCCGGGCCTCAAGCGGCTGCTCGACGTGCGCCGCGTGGTCGGCCTGCGCAACCCGGGCCACAGCGTGGTCAAGCTGATGCAGCCCGGCGCCGGCGCCTGCGTGGTGGTCGGCAGCTACACCCATCCCGAATACGCGCGCGTCATGGCCGCCACCTTCGAGCTCACCGGCATGACGGCGCTGCTGTCGCGCGGCCTCGAGGGAGAGGTGGTGTCGGACCCGCGCCGCACCGCCCAGATCGACGGCTTCGTGCGCGGCGTGCGCACCGAGCTGCAGGCCCAGCAGCCCGGCACCGACCCCGAGGTGCCCGGCCTGCCGAAGGACATCGACGTCGCGACCACGGCCGACTACACGCGCCGCGTGCTGGCGGGCGAGCTCCCCGTGCCCGAGGCGATCGCAACGCAGGTCCGGCACATCACGCAACTGGCATCCCACGCATGA